The following proteins are co-located in the Triticum aestivum cultivar Chinese Spring chromosome 1A, IWGSC CS RefSeq v2.1, whole genome shotgun sequence genome:
- the LOC123067129 gene encoding disease resistance protein PIK6-NP, whose product MEAVVSASHGAVQILLRKLGNILATKYTLLRGIRGEIQELKDVLESMTACLRDLADDDDHNEQTRTWMKQVREAAFDVEDCMDRFCHHLSENHGDRQGLLEYLHRMFNMVRTLRVRHKMATDIQGLKSRAQKVSDRRLRYTYTLGDSAGRSGRALDTYSHLDNLDRWLPAIHDDGSGLVGRTGHEPSRAELDPSLALARSGAARLGSLSQRADFRRLDSLQLWLGSYRAGSKAICPQKYRTSVYSPVLIFFAAIKPIF is encoded by the exons ATGGAGGCCGTGGTGAGCGCCTCCCACGGCGCCGTGCAGATCCTGTTGAGGAAGCTCGGCAACATCCTCGCCACCAAATACACGCTTCTCCGCGGCATTCGTGGGGAGATCCAGGAGCTCAAGGATGTGCTCGAGAGCATGACTGCGTGCCTCCGCGACCTCGCAGACGATGATGATCACAACGAACAA ACTAGGACTTGGATGAAACAAGTGAGGGAGGCCGCGTTTGATGTGGAGGACTGTATGGACAGGTTCTGCCATCACCTCAGCGAGAATCATGGAGACCGTCAAGGACTCCTGGAATACCTCCATAGGATGTTCAACATGGTGCGAACATTGAGGGTGCGGCACAAGATGGCTACCGATATCCAGGGCCTCAAATCTCGTGCCCAGAAAGTGAGTGATCGGAGGCTCAGGTACACATACACTCTAGGTGACTCTGCTGGACGGTCGGGCAGAGCGCTTGATACTTACAGCCACCTCGACAACCTGGACCGCTGGCTGCCTGCAATCCATGATGACGGGTCTGGGCTAGTCGGTAGGACTGgacacgagccgagccgagccgagcttgatccgagcctggctttggctcgctctggagcggctcggctcggctcgctcAGCCAACGAGCCGACTTCAGGCGGCTCGACTCGCTTCAGCTATGGCTCGGCTCATACCGAGCCGGCTCGAAAGCCATTTGCCCCCAGAAGTACAGAACCTCTGTATATAGTCCAGTCTTGATTTTTTTTGCAGCAATTAAACCCATATTTTGA
- the LOC123067119 gene encoding 50S ribosomal protein L7/L12 has translation MASSLLRSGQRLLRHHRGRLPAAFSTAAAEELIDVRKLPTDYDPSTFDPTAPPSRPPPSDRVWRLVDDVSALTLAEAAELSALLLRRLDIPSAPPIAILNSAAGLGGGGAAAAGAAGDKPAAAAEKTVFELRLDSFDAASKIKVIKEIRTFTDLGLKEAKELVEKAPAVIKGGLSKEEAEKIVERMKALGAKVVMD, from the coding sequence atggcctcctccctcctccgctccggccagcgcctcctccgccaccaccgcggccgcctCCCCGCGGCCTTCTCCACGGCGGCCGCCGAGGAGCTCATCGACGTGCGCAAGCTGCCCACCGACTACGACCCCTCCACCTTCGACCCGACCGCGCCGCCGTCCCGCCCGCCGCCCTCCGACCGCGTCTGGCGCCTGGTCGACGACGTCTCCGCCCTCACCCTCGCAGAGGCCGCCGAGCTCTCCGCCCTCCTGCTCCGCCGCCTCGACATCCcctccgcgccgcccatcgccatCCTCAACTCCgccgcgggcctcggcggcggcggcgcggcggccgccgGCGCGGCCGGCGACAAGCCGGCGGCCGCGGCCGAGAAGACGGTCTTCGAGCTGCGGCTCGACTCGTTCGACGCGGCGAGCAAGATCAAGGTGATCAAGGAGATCCGGACGTTCACGGACCTCGGGCTCAAGGAGGCCAAGGAGCTGGTGGAGAAGGCCCCTGCCGTGATCAAGGGAGGGTTGTCCAAggaggaggccgagaagatcgtTGAGCGGATGAAGGCCCTCGGCGCCAAGGTCGTCATGGACTGA
- the LOC123067141 gene encoding ER membrane protein complex subunit 6 has protein sequence MAAAGGTSSDDVPVIQAENLTSNVRSILYSRTFLSIISGVVAGIWGFTGLTGFVFYFLIMMVASIGLLAKSKFSVHTYFDSWSRILVEGVLAGLMSFVLFWTFAYDIVHIF, from the exons atggcggcggccggcggcaccTCCTCCGACGATGTCCCCGTCATCCAGGCGGAGAACCTCACCAGCAACGTCAGGTCCATCCTCTACAG TCGGACATTCTTGTCGATCATCAGTGGAGTTGTTGCTGGTATCTGGGGGTTCACGGGTCTGACGGGCTTCGTCTTCTACTTTCTGATAATGATGGTAGCATCTATTGGGCTCTTGGCAAAGTCAAAGTTCTCAGTCCACACGTACTTTGATAGTTGGAGCAGGATTTTAGTCGAAGGGGTTTTGGCCGGCCTTATG TCCTTCGTGCTGTTCTGGAC ATTTGCGTACGATATCGTCCACATTTTCTGA